In Quercus robur chromosome 11, dhQueRobu3.1, whole genome shotgun sequence, the sequence TCGTTAAGCAAGGAATCCAAGCTAAGGGGTTCGTCATCTCTGTCAGCGGCAGGAGTCATTGGAACGGAAGTGTCCATGGTGATTCCAGACAGATCCAGCTCCGGATAAGCTAACGACACTTGCTTCAGACAATCATCAAAACCTGCGCCATAGTAATCAGCACAAGAGTCGATGAAGGACTGAGTTGTCTTGAACTTTTCAACTGCGTCAGCCCCAGCCGTCACCACCTGCGCACGCAGAGACGAAACCTCCTCCTCAAGTCTCTTCTGCTCACCCTCTGCTTCTCCTAGCTTCTCCTTCACATCCTTCAGGTCTGTGTTTAAGAGACGGACGGCCTCCTTGTATTGCGCCTGCTGATCCATCAAGGTGGAGTTGTGCCTCCTCACCCGAGAGACGACGCCTTCTTTGGCCATGCAACGATCTTGGAGTGCTTTaacacgaaccaaggcctgaAGGAAATACAACCGTCAGCTATTAAGCAAGGAAAAAATATCAGATTAATCAAAGTAGGAAACATACCCGTGCAATATCAAAGAAGGCTGACGCCCCCAGGTCATCCGTCCCAAGCTGAGCACAAGGATCCAGATCCGTCTGTTTGATAAGAGACTCCAGACTCTCGACAGCATGATCTTTGTGAGTCAGCAAGCAACGGGGCCCCTCAACGACAGGACCAGAAGAAGTCATCACTCCTTTCCCAGCACCGTGACTAAGCTTGGGAGGTGACTTCTGGGAGGGCGCGTCCGTAGGAGTGACGGCCACCTTCTTGGAAGGAGGATCATCCTTTCCGTCAGATTTCCTCTTGATTGAGCCCTTCAAAGAGGAATGAGGAGTTGACGCTCCATCCTTCCCCTTAGCtttatcttcttccttcttacgGGCGGCAGCGGCCCTCACCCTTTGCTTCGCAGCCTCCATCTCTGCAAAAAGAAAGCTAACGGATAAGTAATCTGACGGATGAATAGTAGCAGACGGATTAAAAAACGCATTTACTTAcgttttcttgaaaattcttcCAACTTCCGTGCTTCGACCGTCGGCTCAGGACCACCACAATACAAATGTAGAGTGTCTAGGGTTATCAAGTCCCTACACCTACGTTGCTCAAGTGAGATGGTGAGTATCCGACGGATGAAATCCCTCTGTTCGTCAGACACCTCCGGACGAGTGATGGCTGAGACAAGGAAACAGTGTTAAAAAGAGACGGTGAAAATGAAAAGCGAcggtaaaaagaaagagacgggGGCAACCTGACTCCCTAATATAAGCCCAagtgttatcaaaataacccccGGGCAACTTGTCCCATTCATCCGGGCGACACACCCAGTCCGTCcctttaacaaagaaaaatctatttttccaaTTCCTATTTGAATCCGGCATATCAAACACCAATCTTAAGTTCTTTTCACGAGGTGCGAAGTGATATGTCCCCTTGGCGGATACTTTGTGCTGGGGTCTGTAGCAGTAAAAGAACTCGTCTAGCGAAAGTTGACGGTTCCCCCCACTCAAGCGACCCCAAAGAACCTCAGCTCCGATAAAGATCCTCCAGGCATTCGGAGAGATCTGGCTGACGGACAATCCTAAGAAATCCGCCAGCTGACGGTGTAAAGCCGTCAGTGGGAGCCTAAGGCCAGCTACGAACATGGCGTCATACATCCCCACATCAGCCGTCCTCCCtgtataacacttctcattctttttagggAGACGGAGGGGAATGTGATCTGGGATCTGGAAACGGATACGCAACTCAGAAAAAACTCTGTTGCTCATCTTTGGGAGAAATTTATTGACGGCCCACTCCTCTGGAAGGATGAAGGGACGGTTACCTCCAGAACTCCCTGAAGTTCCCTCACTGGACTCTtcgtcatcctcatcctcattacCGTCACTACTAACCTCGCTACCGTCACCCCTATCTTCGTCACTATCGATCTCTACGTCACCTTCCTCCCAGGTCCCGTCGTCAACAACTTCCTTGTCGACCCTCTCGACCTCAACCTCACTTAACACCTCTTCCCTGACTCCCTCAACACGGTCCTCTACGTCAATACTAAGGGATTGGGCGGACGTTTCTCTTCCTGACGACTCCAAAAAGCCGTCGGACTCTTGACCTGAGCCAAAGacttcgtcgtagcccgctccatcgcggactgacgactgatcactcgacgcgtcacttgacatctgactacctacaagtgacggatacACCCTAAGTTCCTAGACTGACGttctcaataaaagaaaaattcttgggcaaaaataaaaataaaaaggaagcagAAAGGAAAAGGAACTTACAGGTGAAATAGATcttgaataaataaaacaaagtgtGACGGTATTGGTAAGAGCTGACGGAGCGAATCGTGAGTAAAAGCGACGGGTTCTCTCTTGAAAGATCTTCGAGGTTGAAATAGCGAAATAAGGCTGTGAGGCGTGATATTTATATAAGGGGAAAACGCACGAAACGCGAGGCGACGCCTGTGCCAGAAACGAGACCAACTATCGCGCGCCACGTGACCTTGCATTGAATAGCTCGCGACCCGAGGAATCATTCGTAATTCTTCTTTAGAAATAACTCCACATGCTGACGGTTCTAAACGTCAAGCATATagagtagggggcaactgatgaggataaaaaggagagagagccTCATACTGACGGTGTTATGCTGTCTTCAATAAATAGACGGAGCAATAGCTGACGGTTGGATTTGATGGCCTCCAAGACTGACGGTTTTATCAAGTgacgcccaaaaagctgaaggagaTGCGTTGAGGCAGACGGTCGAGTCATGAAGTCGACTTGCTTCCCATGTGATAAGTCAAGAGTTGACTTGTTTCCCACGCAAGAGAATATTCAaagggactcctataaggaaaggatcccggaaATTACGcccaaaaggactcctataaggaaaagacttctactccaaggaaaagagggatgaccctcgctactataaaaactttAGCACTCTCGTTACccgaggtacgcataattttaccctctctagcactctagagcagtgagaatagttctaacttgaccttcggagggtatttggccggtaccacaccggtacactccgctaggttattccttttcgttgtgcaggtgccgtttgcgatcgagtgaggagcgtgtgactcattggtggtattgttttcggtatcATCATTCTATATGGTCTTAACATGTATGCCCATTTTCAttccaatcggatgtaatttaccatttgatctataaattcatcttttaggcattattttaaactactaaaactttAATCTAGACAATAGATTGATGACGTCACTATTGatatttgatcaccttgaaattttgtaagtatgaaaaatatacgaagataatgtaatctaatggtagatttgtcgaaattcacattgaattaagaaatatagggttaggTACGACTTACACCTGACgtaattgtaaaaaatgttacaccacccaataacttattattgaattcatattttgcaaATCTAATTGCTGAATTGCAAGTtgtatatgttcttaacatgcatgccaattttcatgccaatcggatgtaatttaccatttgatctatgaactcatcttttatacgttattttaaactagtaaaatttgaatctagacaattggttgatgacatgactattaatatttgatcatcatgaaattttgtaagtatgaaaaatataagaaaataatgtaatctaatggtatatttgtcaaaattcacattaaattaagaaatatagggttgggtacAAGTTACATCTGacgtaattctaaaaaatgttacaacactcaataacttattattgaaatcatattttgaaaatctaaccgttggattacagGCTCTATATGTTCTttacatgcatgccaatttgatgtaatttaccatttgatttataaacttatcttttatgcattattttaaactacaaaaacttgaatttaagcaattgattgatgacacgaaaattaatatttggtcaccttaaaattttataagaatgaaaaatatatgatgttaatgtaatctaacgacagatttgttaaaattcacatcgaattaagaaatatagagttgggttcaagttacacgtgttataactctaaaaaatgttacatcaaccaataacttattattgaattcatattttaaaaatataattgttggattacatgttctatatattcttaacatgaatgccaatttttatgccaatcggatgtaatttaccatttgatctataaacttatcttatatgcattattttaaagtactaaaacttgaatctagacaattgattgatgatatcactattgatatttgattaccttgaaattttttaagcatgaaaaatatacgaagataatataatctaacagtaaatttgtcaaaattcacatcgaattaagaaatataaggttgggttcaagttacacttgacgtaattctaaaaaatgttaccccttccaataacttattattgaattcatattttgaaaatccaaccgttggattacaagTTGTATATGAAAGTTCaataacgtgtacaaaaacacttatgaacgtttagacccccaaaaaccaaattaatcaacacacgcaatatgttaaacaactagtgtgcggaaacttaacatatgctataacatggtattgattaaacaactatctaagccacaacaaagtaaaccacagcagataatgtaaaggcagagatagagatgaaggaagatgcaaacacagcgataacaccagatatgttatcgaagaggaaaccgaagacctcggcgaaaaacctctccgccgccctccaagcggtaatcaatccactagaaaatacagttgggatacaaggacagcaatagaccctccaagcctaatctacccaatgcacctaagccctccaagcttcttgctccaacgaggttgcgccgaacctttttcttttctagctttccggattccgctactacaccgtagcatcaaccaatgaatattggctccttcctaactgcttcccagaactccaaacgtctgtctcacagggatgataatggtgagaaccaggtttggtataaaggcctctcaaggatttgacaatggagaggaagagagtgagggattttgatgagactctaaggtagagattgtgggtaaaacaatctggtttttctttagggtttctctctcaaaattctctctggaagctctctttcaatcgtgggttaaaagggtatttatactgaagaggagtggaatgcgaaacgtcaggtttttccaaaacaggggtggctcgcggcttgacctcgcggcttgactaagtcgcgagttccagtcgcgagttaaccgtatggccagttgtccagttttgtcctgtagtgctccagctagcatgactgttcatcttccagcatgcttggcacgtgtgcagattctggcaggttgaagccgcgagtccagtcgcgagtcccagccgcgactctctgttttcttgcacactcttgagcaatcttcacactatctcactcactacccttacaacaatcccacctaaatacagggttactaaatgctgaattacaagcaaatttggcacggaataaagccaattagatggttgaataaattcaaccttacaatctccccctttggctattccgtgacaaaaccctaaaacagactctagacttaacatgtgagttgggaacagttgatcaaaactcactcacacctaattctagaagctgtgaagcacttgaatcatatgaacataaactcctgaaacacaacaatacaccatgatcattgtaagcagaaaattattaatgcatatgaaacaggcaaaaagagatcaagcataagatggagttaatgaacaaaccatggcttgatcaaccaagtgaacaccacaaagtagtgatcacagtgttcattcacacttggaatgaacacaaagacatacaagttaacaagcacaaggcaagacacttgtatgctcaacactcaaccaatgcatagcacacatggcatatgcatctaggaacaatcctacaagggcacaagagtgacagtacataaaccacaatgcataacatttagatttaaaatactgatttcacatagcataaaggctgcacttaagcatggtacataccacaaggcctacaaactatgcataaaacataaaccctcaaagcttacaaaagcatatgggtacaaactaacaaaaacctgaataacatcatcaaacatatataaaagtttatccaagagtatatgaaaagagttagaaacagttatacaccaaaacccagtgtattaaaaacataaaagccataaaaacactaattactccccctcaacaaattactccccctcaagagctgcttttctgcttcaattatcaatgaactttctccccctttttgacatggaatggccaaagggtcactggtcatgctgagttgtgaagctgtcaagtgtagcagccaagacatcaatctggtcttgcatggctctcattctgtcagaatgctcagtctggactgccctgatcccatcaagcctttccagaatgatctggaaagcatctggaggtgcatctgcagaagttgaagctctggacctcttgccactcctccttggtgttgaggtggatgcatgccctgctgcctctgcatcagtctccattgggacttcctctccttcatcaccttcatcttcttctcctggaagcctaacactgatccttttgcaggtaagtttgttgattgcagagggtgtggacatgtgactgatgtcttgaggaatttgaacacccttccttcgaaatatcctcattaggagactgggaaagatcagttttggtctagatgttgttcttgtctcatccacaatgatgtcaaagatgtgggaacttatatctatgaagttcttctctttgagatccatcagaaaaattgctctagcacaattgattgtggtcaacttcctaataggataaaggttaaacatcatgattatggttagaaccctcatgtccactggaaaggaagtggtattcaaacacttcccttctctctgcccacctattctctgttgaactgtttcaatagagacactcctatccttgaaattgacaaactcctcatcatccaaaccctcaagccctagtacatcatctatgacatgtgcatccaagatgaattctttctctctaacccagcaatttaactcattctcctttatcacagcatttgaataaaattctctaatcagaggttcacacaccaaagggaaatcacttaaaagtttgtcccatcctcttccttcaaaacaactgggaataaaagtttgccttaaatcatccaaatccacaaatctctcttgaatgattcctgcattcaagaagttatccttgtatctctcaaaatgatgaactgacctaaacaatctaggatccatcttaagtcttttgtcagccttcttcgcagtagatttcttcttctgaggtgaaggagccatctgtgaacaatcagaaaaggccacaacaacatataacaatatatgcgCATAactagtcagtaccatgtagttaacagagagagatatcaatcaaacaagtgaacttcaaacacttaaacagcaagcaatttagttcaaacatatggataaaccaagcctaggataggaaacacatgaacaataTGGTGAAGCCATCCTGAAGGCAGATGAaggacattgaggcagatttaagaaaaaaaatgatatgacaaacaaacaatatattgaaCCTAACATAGTCTTCCCACAGATTATCAAACAAAGACATGCACATCTTGCAaaggaaaactcacaacctcaacagaaccaatagtaacatctcaacagctcaaagttcagattgaaatgaaaggaatacttagctaagcacaagagcaataggacaatgactatcattaacacaacctataacaacagaatccacaagctaagcaagaacaaagagcagagaccgaaccacaaacccatttcaaaaacacaatcaaatgcgaaaaatcaagggtaaaagcacaaaatcaagtagaaaagagtgaaaatcagaaaacccatacctggaactcgacgattttgggctgtaaggatgcaacacaagagattggaaaagggagcacggagtgtttgggagggagagtgtttagagagaagatgaacagtcacaaaaattcgagggaaaaactgaaaaagtttaaaaactgctcctgtttctgcaaaacacgcgattttcgcgactggttcaagtcgccacacagtcgccagctcaagccgccaaagcactcaagaggaaaattttgaaaaatttgtctaagtgtttttcgcgactggaaggtctacccgcgagtgagtcgcgagctgagccgcgaaaatctctgagtgaatctcgcgactggaccttccactcgcgaacaagtcgccaaaactgaccagcgaagatgcgactgaggctcgcgacttgacacacccgcgactgagccgccaaaacagggcaaaactgtatttttgaaatttttcagatttttcagcaaaacactttccaaaaacacctaaaacactcaaaaatctttttgtgcttgaattaacaaagattaagcatgtgaaaacacattttatcaagtacaatcacacaaatgaatacagcatttatcaaacataaatttgtgtgttgtgtgtggatatcaacaatgaaatagtcctttgtctaatgtgaagcttcaatgatcaattcaaccaaggcatacacaattagcactagatcatgtgaccaatctcaattatagaaatatgaatatatgacttcccacacaacttgataacataacttggagcctttcatttgactccactttcagccataacatttgatc encodes:
- the LOC126706021 gene encoding uncharacterized protein LOC126706021, with the protein product MEAAKQRVRAAAARKKEEDKAKGKDGASTPHSSLKGSIKRKSDGKDDPPSKKVAVTPTDAPSQKSPPKLSHGAGKGVMTSSGPVVEGPRCLLTHKDHAVESLESLIKQTDLDPCAQLGTDDLGASAFFDIARALVRVKALQDRCMAKEGVVSRVRRHNSTLMDQQAQYKEAVRLLNTDLKDVKEKLGEAEGEQKRLEEEVSSLRAQVVTAGADAVEKFKTTQSFIDSCADYYGAGFDDCLKQVSLAYPELDLSGITMDTSVPMTPAADRDDEPLSLDSLLNDAGVVLAQPAVATPAGPSDQIVKDKADGVSKDAPAA